The genomic stretch ATATAGCTTCTTCTTTTCTGGTCCTCCTTGTTAGTGTGCACCATGTTTGGATCAACTTCCTGTCCCAAGTATAAAGAACCTTAATAGTCTCATTGAATAGTGAAGCACATGAAGCTACCAATTCGCAACAACAGGCCAATATGAAACATTCTTTGACTACTTTTCATTTTCTTATGATATTCTCACCCCACAAGGTCCACTCATGTAGATCTGTTCTGAAGAAAGACATGTTCTCTCTGCTTATCTAACCTTGATATGTCTTCTTCCTTTTGCAGGTCCAGATCAGAGAAATTCGGCAAATGCCATATTTTGCTCCTGGATGGCTGTTGGAAACATTCTAGGTTTCTCTGCTGGTTCTAGCGGAAACTGGCACAGGTGATGTTTCATAAAAGTGTTTCTTATGCTTTTTGATGCTATTTGTTATCCAGGATTTGCCTTACAATTATGATATGGTACAGTCAGAGCTGAGCTATATTGCAAATATGCTTCCTTCACTTAAGCCCTTAATTTATGAACTAGTCTTTTACTGATTGGATATAATCTTGTGTTTGTGAGCAGATGGTTTCCATTCTTGACAAGCAAAGCTTGTTGTGAACCTTGTGGGAATCTCAAAGCAGCATTTTTGGTTGCAGTGGTGAGTAGTTAAGGGATTAGGAGTACAGTATTTCCTTGCGATGTTGTGAATTGAATTGAGTTGTGATGGCCCCTGAAAATTCTCATTTCTTTCGACCTGTCCTTTGAATCATTGGGCTATTTGATCAATATCTGACATTTAGTTGACAAATAAATGAGAACTTTATGTGCATTTCTCATTTTGGAAATCCTTTTATCAGTTTatgaattgaaatttaaattctTTGGTTTACATCACATTTGAATAACAGCATGATATAACTTTACACTAtgcttttcttattttttttgttatatacAAGACCATGCGTTGGTACTATTCAGTCTGATATTTGGTTAGAATTATTCTTTGTATGAGCTTTGTAACTATACCCACTTTATGTGAAGTGACTGAATGATTTCTAACATGCCTATGGGCCGTAAATGCAGTTATTTTTTCTTATGCTTTTTTGCATATCTAAAGTTGAACTTTCTGCAGGTCTTCCTTTCTCTTTGTACGCTTGTGACCCTCTTCTTTGCTAAAGAAGTACCACTGGCACATACACAACACCGTTTATCAGATTCTGCTCCTCTCTTGGATGATCATCAAATAAATGGGTCTGAcctttcaaaatcaaaaattgaTTCAGAATCCAGTCACCATACATTGGAAAATAAGTCTGAAAGGCATTACACAACGGGCGATGCTGGAGAACAGAAGGATCAAAATAGCAGCGAAGATACTTTTAATGACAGTCCTGGGGCAGTTTTGGTGAATCTACTCACCAGCTTACGTCATTTGCCTCCAGCAATGCACTCAGTGCTGGTTGTCATGGCTTTGACTTGGGTATGTGTTCTTTCCAGTGCTCTATAGTTACCCTGTTTAATGTCAATTCTAATTTTCACCATGTTCCTGTTCCGATAGTTGTCTTGGTTTCCCTTTTTTCTCTTTGACACTGATTGGATGGGGAGAGAAGTTTTCCACGGTGATCCAAAAGGAGAGCCTAATGAAGTTCAAGCTTATAATCAAGGTGTTAGAGAAGGTGCATTTGGTTTGCTATTGAATTCTGTAAGAACTCAAATCAAGCATCAGTATACCATTTTTAGGACTTTGTAGGGATCCTGGCAGCAAGAATTGTACTTAATATTTGGCCAGTTCATGCATATTGTGTTGGATTCtgtatttaattgctttctcttttcttttgcaTGCCGCAGGTTGTTCTGGGCATCTGCTCCTTCTTTATCGATCCACTGTGTCAGTGGCTTGGAGCTAGACTAGTCTGGGCTGGTAGCAACattattgtgtttgtgtgtatggCTGGCACTGCACTTATTAGCTTGGTATCTCTGAGACAATATTCTGATGGGGTTCAGCATGTTATTGGTGCCAATGAAACTACTAAGATTGCATCTTTGGTGGTTTTTGCAATTCTTGGTATTCCTCTTGCTGTAAGTATTCAGATGCTATACTTAGCCACAacttttaatcttttttttctaGAGAAGATAGAATGGGTTCTAAATTGCGCATCTCAATTTCAAAAGGCATGATAGCACCACCAGTTTCTTATTGATGTTTTTAACTTTTGTTGTAGATCACTTATAGTGTACCCTTTTCTGTCACTGCCGAATTGACTGCTGATTCAGGAGGTGGACAAGGTATTTACACCATTTACATTTCTTATCTCTGATAATTGAGGAACTGCTTGTTTGATTTTAAATGTTGTACCTTTTGTTCCAGGACTGGCGATTGGAGTTCTaaatcttgcaattgtgatacctCAGGTAGTTACAACATACTTGTCCATAACTCCCTTGCCTAACTTGAATGCCAATCACAGCCCGACCATTTTGATAACCTAATTGTGCTGCAATTAAATAATCTCCAGTGACTGCCTCTTTTCTTCACCAAATATGGTCAAGCTTGATGAGCTTCTTTTTTTTAGATGATCATATCCCTTGGTGCCGGTCCATGGGATGCTTTATTTGGTGGCGGTAACATACCAGCATTCGTCTTAGCATCAGTCAGCGCCCTGGCAGCTGGGGTTATCGCAGTTCGCAAGCTTCCAAATCTTTCTAGTAACTTGAAATCTACTGGTTTCCATTTTGGTTGATCAATTTTCCCAGACGATTCAATTCAACTTGCCAATAGTTCCACACTAGGACAGGGAACTTGTACacgatcacacacacacacacacaccgtGAGGCCAAGAATGCACATATTATTTCTCAGAGATGAGATTCACACATTCATTCAATTTTTCCCCTATAGGTCTATTTCCGGATGTAGTAAAAAACGTAGAACGGATATAGGTTACGTGCTACTGTAGTTCTAGTATGTGAAATCTGTCAACATAATCATTGAGGATATAATAACAGTTGCAAATGAAATTCATAGTATCGGGTAACACAAGTTAGTGACATGTCCTTTCAGAATCCTCCCTTTTCATGTATGAAAATTGCAACACATAACGAACTGAAACTGTGATGGATACCTACAGATGCCTACTACGTTCTGTTGTTGGGAATAATACAGAGAGACACTCTTGATATCCATCGTTGTAATTGCTGCTTGAACAGGCAACTGGATAACAGTTTCTGGTCGAATCGTTTCAGGTAAACCATGAATAGACATAATTTCCACATTAGACAGTTTACTATTTCAGGCTTCTGCATTATTGAGCATCTTTCTGTTTTTTACTGAATGCATATTTATACCTCTGTTTCTGTACCTTGAGAATCTCTCGTCTCCTTCACATTCCCCAGTTGAGGCAGATATCTGTCAATTCTTGGTTTTCTTGCTTGCACTCAATGTTCATCACGATTTTTCTtgtctattttctttttactatttttgactCTTAACCATGATCAATAGATCCTGTCTGCAGTAATTCGATCGAGAAAATGAACACAGATAGGATCTTTTGAAAAActaagtaattaattattttttgtattcCCCCTAAAATAGTGTTTATAGTGGGCCAATCCATTTTTCCAGTGTCAGAGATTCAGAAACAAACGCACGTCGATCATCAGTCGGCAAGCTGTCACTCATCGCCCCACAAAGAATTAAACATCAAGATTTGATTTCTAACTAAAAGATTAATCAGAACTGGGCTTAACTACATTTATCAACTTGCTTCAAATTGTGCTACCACAACCAACAAGTATAATAGTGTATGTGATTAATATCATAGTACCTAGTATTGTAGATGATGTTAGTAGTTGACTAATCATTTTCAATTAAAAAGGAGAAAAGAAAACATTGCTGTCAAGAAAAGAAGGGCACATGGGCATTGATAATTCTTATAGCTGAATGCACAAGAGCGATTCAGGCATGTGGATTTTAAGATCCTATCCCTATTGGcttaattaaatatgtaatcTTCTTTGATTTTATGCTCAACTAATATtccacataaatataaaatacttGTACTAGTATGTGGAGTACTAGTAATATATTGCTGAGAATGACCGAAAATTATGAGGCCTTCCGCATccctgtctcttatccgtctcttaaccgtctcattcCGCATccctgtctcttatccgtctcttaaccgtctcatttCTTCACTATTCATAGGCCTCATTGTACTTttcaccccatctcttaactaagagacaacacttgcatccctccatctcttaaccatctcatcccttaactattcattcaatttcattttttatttccaacaaattcaattaataaaaacacacttcattaaataaaataaaattacaacttaaaattctaaaaaaataaaaaatcacttaataaaatcctaaaaaaataaaaaatacataattttaaaaatacataatttaaaattcaaagaAGCATAAGAAaggattcttccattattcgacgcatttgctcaaatggatccatgaatgaattaaatttgggagaagaataatgttttgagatgaagaatgtagagtgttagagtgagaatagagagttttttttatggtggattaatttgtgggaatgatttgatatttatagaagtgattggaggcttgaaaaaaatataaaaaaaattaaaaatttgcaaaaaacggctagtatattttttgggattttttttaattttcgaatttattctgaatttttaaaaaaaacaaaaaaaaacatttttttcagataaaaacgacgcccactcgcgggccggcgagtgggcgtcacggacgaaccagAGCTCGCCACGgaacgcgcgtggcgagctgtctcgctAGACTGCCCTCCGCGGCGAGACAAGGGACGGGATGGGGatgggctggggacgagacggatcccgcaacgctgtctcgatgcggtctcgtctctccgagatgAGATAGAGTCCGtaacgagacgcgttgcggatgcatTGACAATAGAGAATAAAAGTCAGACGGTTATATCAACAGTGAATAGTTCTCCATTATATTATGTACTCTAGTAATAATATTTAGGTAACTTGTATTAATAAGATTTAAATCGGAGACGaatcaataatatatattgGCGACGAAGTGATAGGAGAAGAGGTGGGACCCAATGGGAAGCCCCATGGTGCTTCCAACTAATATAGACATGTGATACAGCCATTCGACTTTGTCTTTGCCTTCTTCGTAGCTAAAGTGGGTCCATTTTAgcgaatatttttttatttctattacaAAAATCTTTCATCAATTTATAAGGTTTTATTGTAGTACTTAGTTTAATTACACACATACACTATGTTTATTTGTAAAATGAACAACTATTCACAATATTCTCGAGTCCACTTTATGTGTTCTACTTCATGTCCTATTATTAAACTTTTGGATATTATGAATTTGAATTATGATAACATCCTTTGTATCAAACAAGTCATTTTATAATTTCcttcataattattttatacttgTTTTATATATGTTGCCTCGAGAGTTTCCCAATGATAAAAAACGGATAATacttctattttaggaaattataACAAATCTTTTCGGAGTATCCTGAAAAATAGGAATtttaatgttattgtttaatcaTGGAGAGAATTCCAGCCAGGATTTCTCATTTCTAAAAAAGGGACATTTAAGTATTTATAATCCAAACTCCAAAACACATCTCTTGTCCGATTCTCTGGTGTGGAGATAAAAGAGTCCAATTCAAATCCTGTcactgtatttttttttcaatttgtttgACAATGAAACAAACTTTTTGACTAAAGATTTGAATTCGTAATTTTGGAGTTTGATAACCATTTTTATTTACTTGCACGATTTTCGGACTTGCCTAAAGTATATCCacattattataaatatgatcAACGTCATAAAGACGACATACTTGATTAGTATGTGATTTTGATTGCACAACCGATATTCGATTTACTAAAAACAAAAGAGTGAATTTTGAATAATGGTATTATAAATATTGATTTCGTGAAAAATAACCATGGAAGTCATGtgtactaatatatatatatatatatatatatataagttttgatatatatatatatagggagaccctatatagggagatgatcaaaataagtatgtgtttaaatccagaaatgcagaccaaatctcagccctaggattagatgatctaatggtcaataattaaccaaaaacacggaaggtcataattaagcaattttaggtcatattataatatttggatttaatgtcatactaagatcgttttaggtcatgctttgttagcatgacctacaaattacctaattatgacctaaaagtgtcataattatgatattgttctgcgtttctgtatttaaatccagttttgcatagattaaaaccctatatatatatatatatatatatatatatatatatatatatatatatatatccaagaTTTAGACGTACTCTATTATCATGCAATAtgtatatagagagagagggcAAGTAAATTAGGACATGCAAAAATGCAATAAAGTACTACACATATGATTGTCTTCCAATCATAtgttatgtaaaaaaa from Salvia splendens isolate huo1 chromosome 4, SspV2, whole genome shotgun sequence encodes the following:
- the LOC121798106 gene encoding sucrose transport protein SUC3-like isoform X2; this encodes MDAASIRVPYRNLKQEVELVGADEWEHRQIHNSSSPPGASDAGDSPQDTDHHIPPPNTCSLLTLILSSTVAAGVQFGWALQLSLLTPYVQTLGIGHEFSSFIWLCGPITGLVVQPCVGIWSDKCTSKHGRRRPFILVGSLMISVAVVIIGYSADIGYILGDTKEHCSTFKGTRTRAAFIFVIGFWMLDLANNTVQGPARALLADLSGPDQRNSANAIFCSWMAVGNILGFSAGSSGNWHRWFPFLTSKACCEPCGNLKAAFLVAVVFLSLCTLVTLFFAKEVPLAHTQHRLSDSAPLLDDHQINGSDLSKSKIDSESSHHTLENKSERHYTTGDAGEQKDQNSSEDTFNDSPGAVLVNLLTSLRHLPPAMHSVLVVMALTWLSWFPFFLFDTDWMGREVFHGDPKGEPNEVQAYNQGVREGAFGLLLNSVVLGICSFFIDPLCQWLGARLVWAGSNIIVFVCMAGTALISLVSLRQYSDGVQHVIGANETTKIASLVVFAILGIPLAITYSVPFSVTAELTADSGGGQGLAIGVLNLAIVIPQMPTTFCCWE
- the LOC121798106 gene encoding sucrose transport protein SUC3-like isoform X3, yielding MDAASIRVPYRNLKQEVELVGADEWEHRQIHNSSSPPGASDAGDSPQDTDHHIPPPNTCSLLTLILSSTVAAGVQFGWALQLSLLTPYVQTLGIGHEFSSFIWLCGPITGLVVQPCVGIWSDKCTSKHGRRRPFILVGSLMISVAVVIIGYSADIGYILGDTKEHCSTFKGTRTRAAFIFVIGFWMLDLANNTVQGPARALLADLSGPDQRNSANAIFCSWMAVGNILGFSAGSSGNWHRWFPFLTSKACCEPCGNLKAAFLVAVVFLSLCTLVTLFFAKEVPLAHTQHRLSDSAPLLDDHQINGSDLSKSKIDSESSHHTLENKSERHYTTGDAGEQKDQNSSEDTFNDSPGAVLVNLLTSLRHLPPAMHSVLVVMALTWLSWFPFFLFDTDWMGREVFHGDPKGEPNEVQAYNQGVREGAFGLLLNSVVLGICSFFIDPLCQWLGARLVWAGSNIIVFVCMAGTALISLVSLRQYSDGVQHVIGANETTKIASLVVFAILGIPLAITYSVPFSVTAELTADSGGGQGLAIGVLNLAIVIPQ
- the LOC121798106 gene encoding sucrose transport protein SUC3-like isoform X1, with protein sequence MDAASIRVPYRNLKQEVELVGADEWEHRQIHNSSSPPGASDAGDSPQDTDHHIPPPNTCSLLTLILSSTVAAGVQFGWALQLSLLTPYVQTLGIGHEFSSFIWLCGPITGLVVQPCVGIWSDKCTSKHGRRRPFILVGSLMISVAVVIIGYSADIGYILGDTKEHCSTFKGTRTRAAFIFVIGFWMLDLANNTVQGPARALLADLSGPDQRNSANAIFCSWMAVGNILGFSAGSSGNWHRWFPFLTSKACCEPCGNLKAAFLVAVVFLSLCTLVTLFFAKEVPLAHTQHRLSDSAPLLDDHQINGSDLSKSKIDSESSHHTLENKSERHYTTGDAGEQKDQNSSEDTFNDSPGAVLVNLLTSLRHLPPAMHSVLVVMALTWLSWFPFFLFDTDWMGREVFHGDPKGEPNEVQAYNQGVREGAFGLLLNSVVLGICSFFIDPLCQWLGARLVWAGSNIIVFVCMAGTALISLVSLRQYSDGVQHVIGANETTKIASLVVFAILGIPLAITYSVPFSVTAELTADSGGGQGLAIGVLNLAIVIPQMIISLGAGPWDALFGGGNIPAFVLASVSALAAGVIAVRKLPNLSSNLKSTGFHFG